One segment of Macrotis lagotis isolate mMagLag1 chromosome 1, bilby.v1.9.chrom.fasta, whole genome shotgun sequence DNA contains the following:
- the SULT6B1 gene encoding sulfotransferase 6B1 — protein MAQNSKVIEYIDEALEKSRETALSHLLFSYQGITYPITICTAETFQALDHFEARREDIVLASYPKCGSNWLLQICSELICATSPQKYEHPEFPVLECGDPEKYQRMKQFPSPRILTTHLHYDKLPKSIFTKKAKILVMFRNPKDTATSFFHFHNDVPEIPSYGSWDDFFSYFMKGQVSWGSYFDYAVNWNKHLDDENIMFILYEDLRENLTAGVKQMAEFFGFSLTGQQIQAISDQTNFQAMRAKSQETHGPIGPFLFRKGEVGDWKNLFSETQSQKMDEKFNECLAGTPLGMKLKYDIHCKA, from the exons ATGGCCCAGAATTCCAAAGTTATTGAATACATTGATGAAGCTTTGGAAAAATCAAGAGAAACTGccctttctcatcttcttttttcttatcagGGGATCACTTACCCAATCACAATATGCACTGCAGAAACTTTCCAAGCACTGGACCATTTTGAAGCCAGAAGAGAAGACATAGTGTTGGCATCCTATCCCAAGTGTG GATCAAATTGGCTTCTCCAGATTTGTAGTGAATTGATCTGTGCCACCTCCCCTCAAAAGTATGAACACCCAGAATTTCCTGTTCTTGAATGTGGAGACCCAGAAAAATATCAG AGGATGAAACAATTCCCATCTCCAAGAATTTTGACAACTCATCTCCATTATGACAAACTGCCCAAGTCCATCTTTACAAAGAAAGCCAAG aTATTGGTGATGTTTAGAAATCCAAAAGATACAGCAacatctttctttcatttccacAATGATGTTCCTGAAATTCCAAGCTATGGCTCTTGGGATGATTTCTTCAGCTATTTCATGAAAGGACAAG TTTCTTGGGGAAGCTATTTTGACTATGCAGTCAATTGGAACAAACACCTTGATGATGAAAACATTATGTTTATATTGTATGAAGATCTGAGAGAG AATCTAACTGCAGGAGTGAAACAAATGGCAGAATTCTTTGGATTCTCTCTGACGGGGCAGCAGATCCAGGCTATTTCAGATCAGACCAACTTTCAAGCAATGAGAGCAAAGTCTCAGGAAACACATGGTCCAATTGGGCCATTCCTTTTTCGGAAAG GTGAAGTTGGAGACTGGAAAAATCTGTTCAGTGAAACACAGAGtcaaaaaatggatgaaaaattcaATGAGTGTTTAGCAGGCACTCCACTGGGAATGAAACTGAAGTATGATATACATTGTAAGGCTTAA